A part of Methanohalobium evestigatum Z-7303 genomic DNA contains:
- a CDS encoding methanogenesis marker 9 domain-containing protein, with the protein MNNELFNLQVDNISLKNPIALGPMAGVTDSNFANKYAKNAGLVILGGFNLDDKTNEAASRMAERGREEFITDNPLQFLKEEINNVDTGSVVAVNVRSATPEPLIEAAQIAKESDAILELDAHCRQEEMVNIGVGEALMHDTSRLADWIQKIKETGVVLSVKIRANVVDDVELSRQIESAGADILHIDATLEGKNTADLKAIRKIRDSVRMTLIGNNSITEFSDAKDIFSRGADLVSVSRGVMDNPYLIDELVESVNDFQNKTGWYNAPKHICAGEGDLRGLTFCCPPIKPCAVQKKLNKLGISPEEFKNLKMEFSKGSKLEFGDSTCFGSLAWCCKLTKFCPIRDGVLYMLDMSGPEYMRLKKELADYILDNANIPVNETE; encoded by the coding sequence TTGAATAATGAATTATTTAATTTACAGGTAGATAACATCTCACTCAAAAATCCGATTGCACTCGGTCCGATGGCTGGCGTTACAGACAGCAACTTTGCCAACAAGTATGCAAAAAACGCAGGGCTTGTAATACTTGGCGGCTTTAATCTGGACGATAAAACAAATGAAGCCGCATCCAGAATGGCTGAAAGAGGACGTGAAGAGTTTATCACTGACAATCCGTTACAGTTTTTAAAAGAGGAAATAAACAATGTGGATACTGGTAGTGTAGTGGCTGTAAATGTAAGAAGTGCTACACCCGAGCCTCTTATAGAAGCTGCACAAATAGCAAAAGAATCAGATGCAATTCTTGAACTGGATGCTCACTGCAGGCAGGAGGAAATGGTTAATATCGGTGTCGGAGAGGCGCTGATGCATGATACCTCAAGACTTGCAGATTGGATCCAAAAGATAAAAGAAACAGGGGTTGTGCTCTCTGTTAAAATACGTGCAAATGTTGTTGATGATGTTGAATTATCAAGACAAATCGAATCTGCAGGAGCAGATATACTACACATCGATGCCACTCTTGAAGGAAAAAACACTGCAGACCTGAAAGCAATACGAAAAATCCGGGATTCTGTCAGAATGACCCTTATAGGAAACAATTCTATTACCGAATTTTCGGACGCAAAGGATATATTCTCCCGGGGTGCTGATTTGGTTTCAGTGTCAAGAGGAGTTATGGACAATCCCTACCTTATCGATGAACTTGTTGAGAGTGTTAACGATTTCCAGAATAAAACCGGCTGGTACAACGCTCCAAAACACATATGTGCAGGAGAAGGAGACCTACGTGGTTTAACATTTTGCTGTCCTCCGATTAAACCCTGTGCAGTTCAGAAAAAACTTAATAAACTGGGTATTTCTCCTGAAGAATTCAAAAATCTGAAAATGGAATTTTCCAAAGGTTCAAAACTTGAATTCGGTGACAGCACCTGTTTTGGCTCACTTGCCTGGTGCTGCAAACTGACCAAATTCTGTCCTATACGCGACGGTGTACTGTATATGCTGGATATGTCAGGACCCGAATATATGCGTCTTAAAAAAGAACTGGCGGATTATATTCTGGATAACGCAAACATCCCTGTAAATGAGACAGAATGA
- a CDS encoding DUF116 domain-containing protein: MYIPYALLGRVFVYLVVAVIILTLISLLIGIYSYKKNKSLFPNFIFFMLYFFYSPAKLICRTCSIKESIVDDIIIEVGNAVMLERFKQVNGKCAVILPQCLRHPNCKARCDPITGYECEKCGLCDIGTICEAAEKYNFKVFVVPGDSFVRKIIKSYRPHACIGVACHMELTESMQEVSKYMPVQGVWLLKDGCYNTEVDVDEVIRKMEMCNNNAL, translated from the coding sequence ATGTACATTCCTTATGCACTTCTTGGTAGGGTATTTGTGTATCTTGTTGTTGCTGTTATAATTTTAACTTTGATATCACTGTTAATTGGAATATACAGCTACAAGAAAAATAAATCACTGTTTCCAAATTTTATATTTTTCATGCTGTACTTTTTCTACTCACCCGCCAAACTGATTTGCAGAACGTGTTCTATAAAAGAGTCAATTGTAGATGATATTATTATTGAGGTAGGAAACGCTGTAATGCTTGAAAGATTCAAACAGGTTAATGGTAAATGTGCAGTAATTCTTCCCCAATGCCTCAGGCATCCAAACTGCAAAGCCAGATGCGACCCCATAACCGGTTATGAATGCGAAAAATGTGGTCTCTGCGACATAGGTACCATATGTGAAGCTGCCGAAAAGTATAATTTCAAAGTATTTGTAGTGCCCGGTGATAGTTTTGTCAGAAAAATTATAAAATCCTACAGACCCCATGCATGTATAGGAGTTGCATGTCATATGGAATTAACTGAATCAATGCAGGAAGTATCCAAATACATGCCTGTACAGGGTGTATGGTTGTTAAAAGATGGATGCTACAACACAGAAGTTGATGTAGATGAAGTAATAAGAAAAATGGAGATGTGCAACAATAATGCTTTATAA
- a CDS encoding NTF2-like N-terminal transpeptidase domain-containing protein, which produces MDKGDIIEKFVLALLIAFLSAVSFSGCIGGPESTPEETLDDYISYYNSSEFNNIYDELLSSDVKDDYTRDEFHNLNRISEATFRINGYEITGSSDENGSVILTVDVIWNVNAFDIQRTKTHTIEFVVEDNRWKMNDILRPIEI; this is translated from the coding sequence TTGGATAAAGGGGATATTATAGAAAAATTTGTTTTAGCATTATTAATAGCGTTTTTGAGCGCGGTTTCTTTTAGTGGTTGTATAGGGGGACCAGAATCAACACCTGAAGAGACGTTGGATGATTACATTTCATATTACAATTCAAGTGAGTTTAACAATATCTATGATGAATTGTTGTCATCTGATGTAAAAGATGATTATACCAGAGATGAATTTCATAATTTGAATAGAATTTCAGAAGCAACGTTTCGCATAAATGGCTATGAAATAACTGGCAGTTCTGATGAAAATGGTTCAGTAATACTGACTGTGGATGTTATCTGGAATGTGAATGCTTTTGATATACAAAGAACAAAAACTCATACAATTGAATTTGTTGTAGAAGATAACCGATGGAAAATGAATGATATTTTAAGACCTATAGAAATATGA
- a CDS encoding HAD family hydrolase, whose product MLKALMFDMDGVLVNSMPYHVEAMKVAFDNIGVQINKQDIYEHEGSRTIDIVRDLLIKDNKNPDSFNLDGIIQQYEQEFNKIVKLEPFEGLKDLLDALKNKYILCVVSGAEDSIVKDILEKLYPDVFDVIITANDVENGKPVPEPYLRAVEKSGVEKGECIVFENAMLGVESAKRAGLYCVAIPTYIDRNKLENADVIVENHDCLKQYLIDLE is encoded by the coding sequence ATGTTAAAAGCCCTTATGTTTGATATGGATGGAGTGCTGGTAAATTCCATGCCCTATCATGTAGAAGCTATGAAAGTAGCGTTTGATAATATCGGAGTGCAAATTAACAAGCAGGATATCTATGAGCATGAAGGTTCCAGAACTATTGATATTGTACGTGATTTGCTGATAAAGGATAACAAAAACCCTGATTCGTTTAATCTTGATGGTATAATACAACAATACGAGCAGGAATTTAACAAAATTGTAAAACTGGAACCTTTTGAAGGGCTAAAGGATTTATTGGATGCACTGAAAAACAAATACATCTTATGTGTTGTTTCTGGAGCAGAGGATTCTATTGTAAAGGATATTCTTGAAAAACTGTATCCTGATGTGTTTGATGTCATCATTACAGCAAATGATGTGGAAAACGGGAAACCTGTACCTGAACCATATTTAAGGGCTGTTGAGAAATCAGGTGTAGAAAAAGGTGAATGCATAGTATTTGAGAATGCAATGCTTGGGGTAGAATCTGCAAAAAGAGCAGGGTTATACTGTGTAGCAATTCCAACATACATAGATAGAAATAAACTTGAAAATGCAGATGTAATTGTTGAAAATCATGATTGTCTAAAACAATACCTCATTGATTTGGAATAA
- a CDS encoding (Fe-S)-binding protein, which produces MAKKQPSIDTKGITAVQLMELDSCTRCGECVQWCPTYSASGQEPGLAPRDKILRWRDYMNKSYGLRAKLFGPKEISEEELDEFSSDLYQCTTCGICETVCESGIDTINLWEGIRANLVKRGQGPYGKQKYFFKLVSEYGNPYMEPAENRTAWMPEDIEVKETADIVYYGGCTAEYKQTKLAVATARVLNKLGIDFAMLGEDELCCGSPLLRTGQSELENIARDCTIKNVENIKAKGASKVLYACAGCYRTSIVDWPKLYGKPLPFEIVHITEFLADLIKQGKIKWEKSINKTVTYHDPCHMGRHVGTYDAPRYVLENIPGIKLIEMDRIKDYSRCCGAGGGMKAGIPDLALKVGEERIEDALETDADILSSACPFCKRNLADARDSVDAKDMEVEDVIVLVAEALGLEVEGE; this is translated from the coding sequence ATGGCTAAAAAACAACCATCAATAGACACCAAAGGAATAACCGCTGTACAACTTATGGAACTGGATTCCTGTACAAGGTGCGGAGAATGCGTTCAGTGGTGTCCTACATATTCCGCATCCGGTCAGGAACCGGGACTCGCACCTCGAGATAAAATCCTGAGGTGGAGAGACTATATGAACAAATCCTATGGACTAAGAGCAAAACTCTTTGGTCCAAAGGAGATATCAGAAGAAGAACTCGATGAGTTCTCATCCGACCTATATCAATGTACAACCTGTGGAATCTGTGAAACAGTATGTGAATCAGGTATTGACACCATAAATCTCTGGGAAGGTATACGTGCAAATCTTGTAAAACGTGGACAAGGTCCCTACGGAAAACAGAAATATTTCTTTAAACTTGTATCCGAGTATGGTAACCCGTACATGGAACCCGCTGAAAATAGAACTGCATGGATGCCTGAAGATATAGAAGTTAAAGAAACCGCTGACATTGTATATTATGGTGGATGTACTGCAGAGTATAAACAAACCAAACTTGCCGTTGCTACTGCACGCGTTCTTAATAAACTTGGTATTGACTTTGCCATGCTTGGTGAAGATGAACTTTGCTGTGGTTCACCTCTCCTTAGAACCGGCCAATCCGAGCTAGAAAACATTGCCAGAGACTGTACAATCAAAAATGTCGAAAATATAAAAGCCAAAGGTGCAAGCAAAGTACTTTATGCATGTGCAGGATGTTACCGTACTTCTATTGTAGATTGGCCTAAATTATATGGAAAACCGTTACCATTTGAAATTGTACATATTACAGAATTCCTTGCTGACCTTATCAAACAGGGCAAAATCAAATGGGAAAAATCCATCAACAAAACTGTCACCTATCATGATCCCTGTCACATGGGTCGCCACGTTGGTACATATGATGCTCCAAGATATGTACTTGAAAATATACCAGGAATCAAACTGATAGAAATGGACAGAATAAAAGATTACAGCCGTTGCTGTGGTGCAGGAGGAGGTATGAAAGCTGGTATTCCAGACCTTGCACTTAAAGTTGGTGAAGAGCGTATAGAAGATGCTCTTGAAACCGATGCAGACATACTCTCAAGTGCCTGTCCATTCTGTAAAAGAAACCTAGCAGATGCAAGGGATTCAGTAGATGCAAAAGATATGGAAGTAGAAGACGTTATTGTTCTTGTTGCAGAAGCACTTGGACTTGAGGTAGAAGGGGAATAA
- a CDS encoding nitrite/sulfite reductase domain-containing protein, whose amino-acid sequence MAEKDLLEKGAILQRDKETYAIAPHIPGGIVSADMLKKIADVAEKYDAQALKVTSSQRIAIVGLNEEDLDDVWSELEMQPGAAIGVCVRSVKFCPGTTFCKRGQQDSVALGLKLDEKYHGMELPGKMKMGVAGCMNSCSEPAVKDIGIMGTSKGYTLMLGGSAGLKPRIANTVATELSEEEVIQYVDRIIEFYKSQTSKKRLGQVIDNMGIEKFKEEVGL is encoded by the coding sequence ATGGCAGAGAAAGATTTACTCGAAAAAGGAGCAATTCTGCAAAGAGATAAAGAAACCTATGCTATAGCACCACATATACCAGGTGGAATTGTCTCTGCAGATATGCTCAAAAAAATAGCAGATGTAGCAGAAAAATACGATGCACAGGCTCTTAAAGTAACCTCATCCCAGAGAATTGCCATTGTAGGTTTAAACGAGGAAGACCTCGATGATGTGTGGTCTGAACTTGAAATGCAACCCGGTGCTGCAATAGGTGTCTGTGTAAGAAGTGTTAAATTTTGCCCCGGTACAACATTCTGCAAACGCGGACAACAGGATTCTGTAGCTCTCGGATTAAAACTTGATGAGAAATATCATGGTATGGAACTTCCAGGAAAGATGAAAATGGGTGTAGCAGGATGTATGAACTCATGTTCTGAACCTGCTGTAAAAGATATCGGTATCATGGGTACTTCAAAAGGTTACACTCTGATGCTTGGCGGCAGTGCAGGTCTTAAACCCAGGATAGCAAATACCGTTGCCACAGAACTTTCTGAAGAAGAAGTAATCCAATACGTTGACAGGATTATTGAATTCTACAAATCCCAGACCAGCAAGAAACGTCTTGGTCAGGTTATCGACAATATGGGTATTGAAAAATTCAAAGAAGAAGTAGGACTTTAA
- a CDS encoding disulfide reductase → MSMEYFSGISDAMRITFVQVMILSVIAIGIFLYGMYLNIKKWGLGTTGYAQEPGGGGITVFPKTFASQVAKKGDWKIILKTLVLDIILQRRIIRISKFRWFMHISIFVGWMTLFLLSLLMFLIELLSLSGVNIHPEAIRQMLQPWNDLFSYILLLGIGIAIFRRLFVKRARESTISYDAVLLAGLTFIVITGFVAQGIRIGDFWAFGIDWGINAAPQMALFHAVVSLLFCIAYIPFSKYIHMIATPLTILANIEAEEGE, encoded by the coding sequence ATGAGCATGGAGTATTTTTCTGGAATATCAGATGCAATGAGAATAACCTTTGTACAGGTTATGATATTATCAGTAATAGCTATAGGTATATTCCTGTATGGAATGTATTTGAACATTAAAAAATGGGGACTTGGAACCACCGGATATGCACAGGAACCCGGTGGCGGAGGTATAACAGTCTTCCCAAAAACGTTCGCATCACAGGTTGCCAAAAAGGGTGACTGGAAAATAATCCTTAAAACCTTAGTGCTGGATATCATATTACAAAGACGGATTATAAGAATAAGTAAGTTCAGATGGTTTATGCATATAAGCATTTTTGTAGGATGGATGACATTATTTTTACTGTCATTACTGATGTTTTTAATAGAACTTCTAAGCCTTTCTGGTGTTAATATTCACCCAGAAGCAATAAGGCAGATGCTACAACCATGGAACGATTTGTTCAGCTATATCCTGTTATTGGGAATAGGCATAGCAATCTTTAGAAGATTGTTTGTTAAAAGAGCAAGAGAGAGTACAATATCCTATGATGCAGTCCTGTTAGCTGGACTTACATTTATTGTAATCACAGGATTTGTTGCACAGGGTATCAGAATTGGAGATTTCTGGGCATTTGGAATAGACTGGGGTATAAATGCAGCACCCCAAATGGCACTATTTCATGCAGTAGTATCACTACTGTTTTGTATAGCCTACATACCGTTCAGCAAATATATACACATGATAGCAACACCTCTCACAATTCTTGCAAATATAGAAGCAGAGGAAGGTGAGTAA
- a CDS encoding S-layer protein domain-containing protein, which produces MKLHSKLILTVLFIFGLIATAGISTAADNSTGNRIWDANENVSRDYTWTAMSYSGFYYDLDTNESSETLTINLDSDSRNVNDGDLEYTTKPIETEFEYNEFGSYEVIGFMAERYFAGYTDNTTFTDEDVSLMSDGQLAKVLTDTDDRESFFAGSELELEEGYSIHIIEVDINGDSVFVELRKDGDQIDSGIVSGGDVYTYEKDLGSADDVPIIAVNFDNIFRGTETNAVFVEGIFQISEDYTEVDDGDNYGKMEVDSVTSNEITMSNDDSITLGQGDDINIMGRLNFIVADDSTLRFGPYVDISESGTYELRGTVTENENFEWTPLNFEGFYYDIDEGLKTESIEVTRDKRNIDDGDLLYTTEPAEVEFEFGDFGSYEVIGFMAEKYFAGYTEDNTTFSDEDVSLMSDGQLSKVLIDDDETKSTFSGSSLVLEEGYRLRIVEVDLEGDSVFVELHKDGEQIDSGVVSGGDVYTYEKDVGSADDVPIIAVNFEDIFRGSETNAVFVEGIFQISEDYTEVDDGDNYGKMEVDSVSSNEISMSNDDSITLGQDDTISIMGNINFKVADDSDTVRYYPFVEVTTGPGDMLTIDLPDTITQDSTVTITIESRGAAVQNAVVMVDDENIGTTTREGTIEYTPEDTGTFTVTAEKQGFVSASKEIEVIGQQENRMSVDISPDEIFAGDIITITVTEAIGNEPIENAEVTYDDESIGDTSADGTINYTTNDPGVHKVTASKDGYQDGEENIEILESGAQFSISDLNISPSEVEAGNPVSITVNATNIGNMGGDYTIELMVNGTMEDSEQINLDAGNSTTVEFTHTENEPGNYSVEVDGQTGTYTVTPSGVPGIGVFGLIAVLTIAYLFRKRQK; this is translated from the coding sequence ATGAAATTACATAGTAAACTAATACTTACAGTATTATTCATCTTCGGGTTAATTGCCACTGCAGGTATATCCACAGCCGCAGATAATTCAACAGGAAACAGAATATGGGACGCAAATGAGAACGTAAGTCGGGATTATACATGGACTGCCATGAGTTATTCCGGATTCTATTACGACCTTGACACAAACGAAAGTTCTGAAACACTTACAATAAACCTTGATAGTGACAGTAGAAATGTAAACGATGGTGACCTTGAGTATACGACCAAACCGATTGAAACAGAATTTGAATACAACGAATTTGGTTCGTATGAGGTTATCGGTTTCATGGCTGAGAGATATTTTGCCGGTTATACTGATAATACCACATTCACTGATGAAGATGTAAGTCTAATGTCAGATGGTCAGCTTGCAAAGGTTCTAACTGATACTGATGATAGAGAATCGTTTTTTGCAGGTTCTGAACTTGAACTTGAAGAAGGGTATTCAATTCATATAATAGAGGTTGATATTAATGGCGATAGCGTTTTTGTAGAACTGAGAAAAGATGGTGACCAAATAGATAGCGGTATTGTATCAGGTGGTGATGTCTATACCTATGAAAAAGATCTAGGTTCTGCCGATGATGTACCCATTATTGCTGTAAATTTTGATAACATTTTCAGAGGCACAGAAACCAACGCTGTGTTTGTAGAGGGCATATTCCAAATTTCTGAAGATTATACCGAAGTCGATGATGGAGACAACTATGGAAAAATGGAAGTTGACTCTGTCACTTCTAATGAAATTACAATGAGTAATGATGACTCAATAACACTTGGCCAAGGCGATGACATCAACATAATGGGCAGACTCAATTTTATTGTTGCAGATGACAGCACACTTAGATTCGGTCCATATGTGGATATATCAGAATCCGGAACATATGAACTCAGGGGTACCGTTACAGAAAATGAAAACTTCGAATGGACGCCATTAAACTTTGAAGGGTTTTATTATGACATTGATGAAGGATTAAAAACCGAATCTATTGAAGTCACACGTGATAAAAGAAATATAGACGATGGTGACCTTCTTTATACAACAGAGCCTGCAGAAGTTGAGTTTGAATTCGGTGATTTCGGATCGTATGAGGTCATCGGTTTCATGGCTGAAAAATACTTTGCCGGTTACACAGAAGATAACACCACATTCTCTGACGAAGATGTCAGTCTTATGTCTGATGGACAGCTTTCCAAAGTCTTAATTGACGACGATGAAACAAAATCCACATTCTCAGGTTCATCACTGGTACTTGAGGAAGGATACAGACTTCGCATCGTGGAAGTTGACCTTGAAGGAGATAGTGTATTTGTTGAATTACATAAAGATGGAGAACAAATAGATAGTGGAGTTGTTTCAGGTGGTGATGTCTATACCTATGAAAAAGATGTAGGTTCTGCCGATGATGTACCCATTATTGCTGTAAATTTTGAAGACATTTTCAGAGGCTCAGAAACCAACGCTGTGTTTGTAGAGGGCATATTCCAGATTTCGGAAGATTATACCGAAGTCGATGATGGAGACAACTATGGTAAAATGGAAGTTGACTCTGTCAGTTCTAATGAAATTTCAATGAGTAATGACGACTCAATAACACTTGGTCAGGATGATACTATCAGCATAATGGGCAATATCAATTTCAAAGTTGCAGATGATTCAGATACTGTAAGATATTATCCATTTGTGGAAGTTACCACTGGTCCTGGTGATATGTTAACCATAGACCTACCAGACACCATTACCCAGGATTCAACTGTTACTATAACTATTGAATCGCGCGGTGCAGCTGTACAGAATGCTGTTGTAATGGTTGATGATGAAAATATAGGAACTACTACAAGAGAAGGAACTATTGAATATACTCCAGAAGATACCGGTACATTCACTGTTACCGCTGAAAAACAGGGATTTGTTTCAGCAAGTAAAGAAATTGAAGTTATAGGTCAGCAGGAGAACAGGATGAGTGTTGATATTTCACCTGATGAAATATTTGCAGGTGATATAATTACCATAACTGTAACAGAAGCAATCGGTAATGAACCGATAGAAAATGCAGAAGTTACATATGACGATGAATCGATTGGTGACACATCAGCAGACGGGACTATAAACTACACCACTAACGATCCCGGGGTACACAAAGTAACTGCATCTAAAGATGGATATCAGGATGGTGAAGAGAATATCGAAATACTTGAATCCGGTGCCCAGTTCAGTATCTCGGACCTGAACATATCGCCATCTGAAGTCGAAGCCGGTAATCCGGTTTCAATAACAGTTAATGCAACCAATATCGGCAATATGGGAGGAGACTATACCATTGAACTCATGGTCAATGGAACAATGGAAGATTCAGAGCAAATAAATCTGGATGCAGGTAATTCTACAACAGTAGAATTTACACATACAGAAAATGAACCCGGTAACTATTCGGTTGAGGTTGATGGACAAACTGGTACATATACAGTTACACCCAGTGGAGTACCTGGAATTGGTGTATTTGGGTTAATAGCTGTATTGACAATCGCCTACCTGTTCAGAAAACGACAAAAGTAA
- a CDS encoding triphosphoribosyl-dephospho-CoA synthase: MNIKTYLPEDEYSGDKIASYITRCAQLSMVLEVSAFPKPGNVDRDHNYIDTYYEHFMASAIGVYPVIEDASKSSHGIGKLIKRSVSESVNWQKGGNTHFGAFILLIPLTMAAGKIMAHKSQFSLNELINCAHDLVKNTDVLDAVDFYESFRLAGVRVNNVDDFDLQDENSIDSLYEQNITLYDLMEIAKNYDIVANEWSEGFNRCSQCAEIIIEKMKNNYNNINNTIVYAFLKILSENKDTFIETKFDTETAVYVSTKASEIISALEEQNTDFESMIPDIQKFDRELLDKKINPGSTADITIAGLYIALLGGIRF; encoded by the coding sequence ATGAATATTAAAACCTATTTACCAGAGGATGAGTACAGCGGAGATAAAATAGCATCTTATATTACCCGCTGTGCTCAGCTTTCAATGGTTCTTGAAGTATCAGCATTCCCGAAACCGGGAAATGTTGATAGAGACCACAATTATATTGATACCTATTACGAACATTTTATGGCATCTGCCATTGGAGTTTATCCGGTTATTGAAGATGCATCAAAATCCAGTCACGGTATCGGCAAACTTATAAAACGTTCTGTCAGTGAAAGCGTGAACTGGCAGAAAGGCGGAAATACTCATTTTGGAGCATTCATTTTACTGATACCTCTTACAATGGCTGCAGGAAAGATTATGGCACACAAATCCCAATTTTCATTAAATGAACTCATAAATTGTGCCCATGATCTGGTTAAAAATACCGATGTTCTGGATGCTGTGGATTTCTATGAATCTTTCAGGCTTGCCGGTGTCCGTGTCAATAATGTAGATGATTTTGATTTGCAGGATGAAAACTCAATTGATTCATTGTATGAGCAAAATATTACACTTTATGATCTGATGGAAATTGCAAAAAACTACGATATAGTTGCAAATGAGTGGTCAGAAGGATTTAACAGATGCAGCCAGTGTGCTGAAATCATAATTGAGAAAATGAAAAATAACTATAACAATATCAATAACACTATCGTTTATGCCTTTTTAAAAATACTTTCTGAAAACAAGGATACCTTCATCGAAACAAAATTTGATACAGAAACTGCTGTATATGTATCAACAAAAGCTTCAGAAATAATCTCAGCTCTTGAAGAACAGAATACTGATTTTGAATCCATGATACCAGATATCCAGAAATTTGACAGGGAACTTCTTGATAAAAAAATAAATCCTGGTTCTACAGCAGACATAACTATAGCTGGTCTGTACATTGCCTTACTTGGAGGTATCAGATTTTGA
- a CDS encoding DDE-type integrase/transposase/recombinase yields MDETKVQLGSEYWFLYAAINPDSKKIVYARIYPTRNYLTTKSFFKDLKKMYGQLPQMAVVDGGPWYKALERLDIKRVVISGDIRNYIERWFKSFKRRVKVFDKYFPHKQGFVQHINNWIDMYIAYHNYIRKHQSLNLYTPYQWEICIN; encoded by the coding sequence GTGGATGAGACTAAAGTACAGCTTGGCAGTGAGTACTGGTTCCTATACGCGGCTATAAACCCCGATTCTAAAAAGATAGTGTATGCCAGAATCTATCCCACAAGGAACTACCTGACTACAAAGTCTTTCTTTAAGGATTTGAAAAAAATGTACGGACAACTGCCTCAGATGGCAGTTGTGGATGGTGGACCATGGTACAAAGCTCTGGAAAGACTCGATATTAAGAGGGTTGTAATATCCGGTGATATCAGGAATTATATCGAAAGATGGTTCAAATCATTCAAAAGAAGGGTCAAGGTGTTCGATAAATACTTCCCACATAAACAGGGATTCGTTCAGCATATCAATAACTGGATTGATATGTACATCGCGTATCATAATTATATCAGAAAACATCAATCCCTAAATCTATATACTCCTTATCAATGGGAAATATGCATTAACTGA
- a CDS encoding DUF72 domain-containing protein has product MADKYFIGTSGWQYDHWRNVLYPEKLGKKKWLSYYAERFNTVEVNSTFYNPIKPKTFSRWYNETPSNFKFTIKGYRVITHFKKLHDVEDDIKAFYERAAPLQHKLGCVLWQLPSNLHKNMELLEEFCKNLDKRKNNVIEFRHVSWFTEDVQSLLQKYKIGYCIISSPELPEIITVTSNILYMRFHGINNWYTEKYGKEKLKDYASKIKKTDAKKVYCYFNNDENGYAVHDAYNLRELLTQDY; this is encoded by the coding sequence ATGGCAGATAAATATTTCATTGGAACTTCTGGATGGCAATATGACCACTGGAGGAATGTGTTATATCCTGAGAAACTGGGTAAAAAGAAATGGCTGTCCTATTATGCGGAACGTTTCAATACCGTAGAAGTAAACAGTACATTCTACAATCCAATAAAACCAAAGACATTTTCCAGATGGTACAATGAAACTCCTTCTAATTTCAAATTTACAATCAAAGGATACCGAGTAATAACTCATTTCAAGAAACTACATGATGTAGAAGATGACATCAAAGCTTTTTATGAAAGGGCTGCCCCGCTACAACATAAGCTTGGATGTGTATTGTGGCAATTACCCTCGAATCTTCACAAAAACATGGAACTTCTGGAAGAGTTCTGCAAAAACCTTGACAAACGCAAAAACAATGTCATCGAATTCAGACATGTATCATGGTTTACAGAGGATGTACAATCTCTACTTCAAAAATATAAAATCGGATACTGTATAATATCTTCTCCTGAATTACCCGAAATAATTACTGTAACATCCAATATCCTGTATATGCGTTTTCACGGAATAAACAACTGGTACACTGAAAAGTATGGTAAAGAAAAACTAAAAGATTATGCGTCAAAAATCAAAAAAACCGATGCCAAAAAAGTCTATTGTTATTTCAACAATGATGAAAATGGCTATGCTGTCCATGATGCCTATAATCTTAGAGAACTTCTTACCCAAGATTACTAA
- a CDS encoding 4Fe-4S dicluster domain-containing protein — translation MEITIDKNKCTGCGACRKACLKGPKIFLLKDRNGKKVAEVGNPSYCLGCRMCVSVCKPGAITLKN, via the coding sequence ATGGAAATCACGATAGATAAAAATAAGTGTACTGGATGCGGAGCCTGCAGAAAAGCCTGCCTCAAAGGACCCAAAATCTTTTTGTTAAAAGACCGCAACGGAAAAAAAGTTGCAGAAGTTGGAAACCCAAGTTATTGTCTCGGATGCAGGATGTGTGTAAGTGTATGTAAACCCGGTGCAATAACACTTAAAAATTAA